GTCTTGGTGGAATACTTGGCTATGGTTATGCCATGCCTTTGTTTTGGCGATCGGGTGTTTACGAACTGCGACTTGTTTATTAGTGAGTTTTAATCCATCTTCTGGCAGCCATTCTACCTGGAACCTTTGTTGTGCTGCAATTTTCTCCACCTGCTTTTTTTCCTTGGTAGAGAACATTTCGTCCCAACGTTTAGTTTTCCAAAGATTATAGCGAGAAGCGTTTGGTCCGTCGTATTTGCGGATATATTTCACTCCCTTAGATTCAAACTTCTTTAATAGATCCGGATCCAGGTCCTCATATATTTTTCGAAGGTCTGTGATTGGAGTTTCTCCATGTGCATTGGGTGCAACAGCACAGAAGAACATCAGTTTACGTGGAGGTTTGTCTAAAAAGCTCATCTCAGCATGTTGCATGATAGGATAATGAGGGGGAAGCTCGCTTGCAGTATGGACAAACTGAGTAACTTTATTTCTGGGAGAAGTTCCCAAATAGTCTGTTTTTAAATTTTTATCCAAGCTAAGAGCAACGTCTTCGAATTCTTGGGCAGAAGAAATTTGAAATCCTCTGAATAATACTGCACCGTATTCCAATAGATCTGCTTCGATCGATTTTTTATTTTTAGAGATCCATGCAGGTAAAAATCCAGACTCCAAAGCATTTGTGTCACCAGGGCCGTAAATTCTGGGAAGTTCCTTTCCGGGGAAAAAAGATCTTTCTACCCGGCCTACACCTTTCGGCTTAGTTTTGTTAGAGGAAACTTTCTTAATTGTGGATTTGCCAGATCGGGAAATTGTATTTGTTTTCATAGAGACTCTCCCGTTAGAGAATGAAAACTTTTATAAAACTACAGAATGGAAAGGCAAGTCTTTTCATTTCCGCCTTGATCCGTGGGCTTCTTCTAAAATACGTATACCATGAGTTCTATTGAAATTCGTTCGGAAGATCCTAAGGTTGAGATGGCATGGTTTTGTGATCTCTGTAACGGAGACTACGAATATCTGGGAGTTCCAGACCCAAAATTAAGATCGAGTTTCGAACATTGTGCCGAAATTATCCGACTCGCGGATGAGCTGGGCTATCAGAACATTCTTCTTCCTTCTTCTTACCAAGTCGGGCAGGACACTTTGACATTCGCTGCCGCGGCTTCTCAATTTACTAAAAATATTTCCTTACTCACTGCGGTCCGTTGTGGAGAAATACATCCTCCTATGCTCGCAAGAACCATTTCCACATTAGATCATATGTTAAAGGGAAGATTGAATATTAATATTATTTCATCCGATCTTCCTGGAACGATACGAGATTCAAAAGAAAGATATCAGATCTCTAAAGAAGTTATAGAAATATTAAAACAATCTTGGACCCGGGATGAGATCGATTTCCAGGGAGAATTTTATAAAATAAAACTGAGTTCAGATCCTTCTAAGTCTTACCAAACAAACGGAGGTCCTTTGTTATACTTCGGAGGGATTTCAGAAGATGCAAGACAACTCTGTGCAGAATATTGCGATGTTTTTTTGATGTGGCCCGAAACTGAAGAAAGATTAGCCGACACAATGAAAGATCTGAGTAGAAGAGCAAAGATCGCAGGAAGAAAAATAGATTTTGGCTTACGAATACATGTCATCGTAAGAGATACTGAAAAAGAAGCAAAAGATGCAGCCTCTAGATTATTATCCAAACTGGATCTACAAAAAGCAGAAGAACTCAAACATAGAGCCTTGGATTCTAATTCGGCTGGAGTCAAACGGCAGGATGAACTTAGAAAAAGTGCAGGATCTGATCTATTCATAGAACCTAATATTTGGTCAGGGATAGGTCTTGCCAGGTCAGGCTGCGGTTCTGCGATTGTAGGAACTCCAGAACAAGTATTAGAAAAAATTCATAGATATATTAACATGGGAATTAGAGCATTTATACTCTCTGGATATCCATTGATGGACGAATGTAAAGTGTTCGCAGAAAAAGTTTTGCCTCATATCCAAACAGTTTCTTTGCCTAAGGCCCAAGGAAGAATTCCTGATAAAGAGCCTGTTACTCCTTTAACTAGTGGAGAAAGAAAATGAAAATTTCACTTTCTAAAGAAGGCCCAAATTTTTCCAGATTGGTTTATGGTTGTTGGAGATTACATTCAGATCCAAAAGGATCAGGCGTTGATCGGATCTTGGAAAAGATAGAAGTTTGTCTGGAATCAGGAATAGATACATTCGATCATGCGGATCTATATGGAGAATACGGGAACGAAGAAAAATTCGGTGCAGTCGTAAAATATAAGCCTGGGCTAAAAGACAAGATCAAGATAGTTACTAAGGCAGGGATTCAGCTTCCTGGACCAAATCGCCCGGGAATTTCAGTGAAACATTACGATACTTCCGGCAAATATCTAATAAATTCTGCGGAAAGTTCATTAAAAAAACTGAATGTAGATAAGATCGATCTACTTTTGATCCATAGACCTGATCCGCTTATGAATGCGGATGAGATCGCAAAAACCTT
The DNA window shown above is from Leptospira koniambonensis and carries:
- a CDS encoding TauD/TfdA family dioxygenase, which gives rise to MKTNTISRSGKSTIKKVSSNKTKPKGVGRVERSFFPGKELPRIYGPGDTNALESGFLPAWISKNKKSIEADLLEYGAVLFRGFQISSAQEFEDVALSLDKNLKTDYLGTSPRNKVTQFVHTASELPPHYPIMQHAEMSFLDKPPRKLMFFCAVAPNAHGETPITDLRKIYEDLDPDLLKKFESKGVKYIRKYDGPNASRYNLWKTKRWDEMFSTKEKKQVEKIAAQQRFQVEWLPEDGLKLTNKQVAVRKHPIAKTKAWHNHSQVFHQDAARLEYAKILKQQGTIRSLILAGVLYVLTFLKKTLVEPKDQDTNVVFGDDSEISVSEIGKVSQAFWKHLSIFSWQKGDVLLIDNYSVSHGRLPFSGPREILVTWTD
- a CDS encoding LLM class flavin-dependent oxidoreductase, producing the protein MSSIEIRSEDPKVEMAWFCDLCNGDYEYLGVPDPKLRSSFEHCAEIIRLADELGYQNILLPSSYQVGQDTLTFAAAASQFTKNISLLTAVRCGEIHPPMLARTISTLDHMLKGRLNINIISSDLPGTIRDSKERYQISKEVIEILKQSWTRDEIDFQGEFYKIKLSSDPSKSYQTNGGPLLYFGGISEDARQLCAEYCDVFLMWPETEERLADTMKDLSRRAKIAGRKIDFGLRIHVIVRDTEKEAKDAASRLLSKLDLQKAEELKHRALDSNSAGVKRQDELRKSAGSDLFIEPNIWSGIGLARSGCGSAIVGTPEQVLEKIHRYINMGIRAFILSGYPLMDECKVFAEKVLPHIQTVSLPKAQGRIPDKEPVTPLTSGERK